From Qipengyuania sp. HL-TH1:
CTTCGCCAACGGACCGAACACATGAAGGACGCCGCGGGCCTGGCCCGAGCGGGCAAGTTCCGAGAGAGCTTCGCCTCGCTCGGCGACAAGGTGGTCGAAGCGGGCAAGGACCACTTGGCGGTAGCAGCCAAGACCTGGCTCGATCTCTCGCGCGAGGACCGGGAACGCACCGCCATCTACTCGTCCGGCAGAGACGCGCGCGCGACCCTCAACAGGTTGGTTCAGGACGGACTGAGAGCCGAAGGCTCGATTAAGGGCGAGGGGATGGTGCTCGATACGCTCAGACCGGCCCACGCGACCCGTGAGGAACTTCGCTACGCATCGACCTATGCCAAGGGGCAGCTGCTCGAAGTCATACGCCAGAACGCGCCTGGCGGGCTTTCTCGCGGCCGATACGATGTCGAGGGTCTCGACGAGAAGGGCAGGGTGCTCCTGCGTGACGAGAACGGCAAGCTGAAGCGCTTCGATCCCACGCGCATCGACCCTGCCGACAAACGCGACGCCTTGCGTCTCTCTGAAAAGACCAAAGAGATCATCCACGAAGGCGACAAGGTCCGCTGGACCGAAAAGGACGACGCGCGCAAGCTGATGAAATCCGAGGAGGCGAAGATCCTCGGCATCAAGGACGGCGTCGTGACGGTCGAGAACCGGTACGGCGAAACGGTCGAGCTCAAGCAAAACGACAAGATGCTGGAACGCATGGGTCTCGCCTACGCGATCAACATGCATCAGGCGCAGGGTGATACGCGCGACATGGCGATCGGCGAGATGCACTCGTCGGCGCGGCATCTCTCGAACCAACGCCTGGCGCTGGTGATGATGACCCGCGTGCGCGACGACATCACCATCGTCACCAACGATCGCGACCAGCTCCTCGCACAGATCGGCCGCAATCCCGGCGACAAGACCAGCGCCCTCGAAACGCTCGGCGAGAAACAGGTCGAGAATGCGCGCAGCGACCGCGCCGCTACCGACTTCAATCCGAGAGTTCCCGAACACCTGAAGAACGGCGAGGCAAGCGCGGACCGCCTGCCACCGGTCGGCAAGGAAAGCCTGCGCGCGGTACCGCAGATCGACCTTCCCGAACGCAATATCGAACGTGCCCGATAGGAGACTGGCAATGAACAAGACGCAGCATGGCCTGATCGCCAACGACCCGAAGAGCGACAGCCTGATGGCCGTCCTCGAGCAGCAGCCGACCCTTACCAACTTCGTGAAGCAGGCCGGGCTGCAGGAAGTCGCCGAAATGGTGGAGGGGGACAATTTTGTGGTGTGCGATCTGGACCTGCACGGGGTCCAGGGGTGCGCCGACATGCGCGAGATGATCGCGAACCAGCAGATGGTGGCCGAGTGCGTCGCCATCGGCCTCGCCATCCTCGTCGCAGTCATCGTCGGGTCGATCGCCGTCGCTTTCGTAAACCTCGCAACGAAGTTCGCCGCGCCGATCGGAAGGAACCGCGTCTACGCGCTCTTTCCGCGGCGCCTGAACGAATTCTGGAAAGGCAGCATGACATGACCAACGTCCTAACCGGGCCGTGGGGCCTCTTCACGGTCTCGCCACGGGAGCTGATCGAAATCGGCGTGATGATCGGTGTCGCGGTCGCCCTGACGGTGATGATCTACTGGAACATTCCGCGCTGGTCGGGCGAGGACTGAACATGGACGGCCAATCTCTCCTGATCCTCGTGATCGCGGGCGTGGTGATCGCGACCTTCGCGATCCTGAACGGCCTGCCGAAGCGCCAGCTTTCACGACTTAAGGTTCGCCCAAAGCCGCTGATGACGCCCGCCGAGCGCAGGGTCTGCCTGATGATCGAACGGGCGATGCCCGGCGCACGGGTGCATTCGCAGGTCTCGATGGGCGCCATCATGAACCCGGCCAAAGGGCTGTCCAAGTCGGAATGGTGGACCACCTTCAACAAATTCAGCTCCAAACGCGTCGACTTCGTGGTCGAGGATCCGCATTCCGGTCGGATCATCCTGCTCGTCGAGCTCGACGATCGCAGCCACGACCGCCGCAGCGACACCGATCGCGACGCCCTTACGCGTCACGCCGGATACACGACCGTGCGCCTTCCCGCAGGCGAACGCCCCACGCAAACGAGTGTCGAAAGGCATATCGAAGCCGCGCTCGGACCAGCCTTGCCGCACCCGGCGCAATCACCCTGGCAAGCCACCCAAACCTGAAGGAGGACCACGATGGCATTCGATTACGAAGACGTAGGCACATTCGGCAGCAAACGCGCGGCCGAAGACTGGGCTCACCGAAACAGGGTGGACCTGCGCGACCTGCACATCCGCAACGCCGGTGGCGACCGGGTCGAGGTCGGCATCCGCAAGAGCGGTTACGACGACAAGGAGAAATACGACAACCGCCACGGCGAACGGCGGGACGGATTCTGGCGCTGACGCCGGACGGGCGCACGCGCGCCCGAACCTTTCCGCAAGGCACAGCCCTTCGGAAAAACCACCCCGCGAGGGGCCTAACGCGCCGTCGGCGCACCAACCAGTCCGGGCGACCGGAAGAAGAAAAGGGAAACGACAGATGTTGAAGAAGATGATGATCGCCGCCGCATTCGCAGGCGCATTCATGGCCGTACCCGCGGCCGCCCAAGACGCTGGCAATGATGTCCATGCGAAGCACCAGGCAGCCGTTACGTCGGCCGTGGCCGACGGCACCAACACGGCAGCGAGCAACGTCGCCAGGCAGATGCTCGACATGGTCGCAAAGGAAGCGAAGGTGCGGGCCGCGATCGATCAGAGCGGGGCGGCCAAGAAGCGTCTCATCTCGCTCAACGACGCGGTCCGCTGCGCCGACTGCGAGGAGGAAAAACACCATAAGTGCGACGACGCCAAGTGCGACGACGCGGCGAAGTGCAAGAAAGCGAAATGCCAAGGCAAGGCATGAGAATGAACGGAGGGGTCGTGATCGTCGACGAGCCGCAAGTGCAATGCCCCTTTTGCCGGGGTTTCATGCCGGGCTGGCTATCGCGCTATCCCGGCAAGGCCTGCACGCTCTGTGAGCGGCCCCTCCTTCTCGTTCCTTCTGCATCGTCCGTTCGACACCGCTCGATTCTGAGCGCCCTCGACGTCGCCAAAGTCATCATGCTGCCGGTCATGGTCGGCGCGACCATTTCGTTCGGGTTCGGTCGCCTTGGCATCGACGGCTTCGCGCAGATCGTCGCTGCCAGCCTCCTCGCCTGGGGGATGATCGATGTCTGGGACGGAACGGCAGGGCTGAAGACGGGCATCGACAAGGTGAAGAAGCAGATCCGCCGCGGCGCCGCCGCGCGCAAGATGTCGATCGCCAAGACCATCTTCGGGCTGTCGTCGACCATCCTGGGCGGGCTTGGCCTGCTGATGGCGAGCTGACGATGGGCATCGACGATCGTGAATACATGAAGGAACGATACCGCAGGCGCGGGGGAGCCGTCGGTATACCTATCTGGCGCGATCGCCACGCTCGCATGGAATATGACGAGGCGGACATGGTCGCCGGCCGTTATCGCGCACAAGCCGGCTCGATGCTTCGCCTGGGTCCTACCAGCTCCGCAACCGGTTCGAGAAAGAACATGCTCGCCGCGGCTGCGCTCGGGTTTGCCGCGATCGTCTATGTCCTCGCCGCACAGCCTTTCGGCGATGTCCTCGATTTCAGCGGGCTGCCGAAGACCGGCGAGTTTCGCGTGCTCGCGAAACTACGCGCGGAGCCAACAGGGTTGCTCAAGATCGCCGCGCCGGACGAGGATATCGCGCTGCATCTGCTGGACGCCCACGACCGCGAAGTGTTCGTCGGATTCGTCCGGAAAGACGAAGAAAGCGCGCTGACGGTACCTGCCGGCCGATGGCATACCATCGTCACTTCGGGAACGGCCGAGAGCCTGCAGGTCGCAACGGACCTCACGCTTGGCCATCCCCTTGGCATTATCGAGATCTCTCCGGGGGAGGCTGTCACCGCCTCGCGCGTGGCTGAGGACCAGCAAACGGAGAGCGAACAGTGTCAAAAGCCTTGGAAAACGCGATTCCGCGTCAGATAGCGCGAGAGTCTCAGTTCCTCTGGCTATGGAAGCGCACGATAAACTATGTATATCAATGCTATACCAATAAATCACGCACCGACGGATATTTTTTTACCAATCGAGCCAGACACGAGTTCTCAGATAGCTACAGTGGACAACCGTCAACGGAGAAACCAGCACAACTACTGGCTCGGCTGCCTGGTCCTGCCCGTGCTCCTTTATGCGATCGTGCGACTTCTGGTTCACCTAGCAAGCTAGCGGCACTCACGGCAGGGTCAGATGGTTCGCAGCTAGGACTCAATCTGTCAAAAGCCTCGGAAAACGGGATTCCGCGCCAGATAGAGCGAGATTCTCATTTCGTGTGGCTGGCAGCAAGCCCAATCTGCACAGCAAAACAATACTTTAACGGGCACGCGCGTTCCGACCGACATTTTTTTGCCAATCGAGCAAACCGCAAATTTTCGGATAACAACAGTGGATGACCGGAAACGGAGAAACCTGCACGATTACTGGGTTGGCTGTCTGATTTTGCCGGTGCTCCTTTATGCGATCGTGCGGCTTCTAATTCACCTAGCAAGCTAGCCGGGGGTCACGACCGAGCGAGGCGATCCGCTGGTTGGCTTTCATCAAACCTCAGCTACAGCGAATTCGGGCGAGCCTGCCCAGGTAAGCTCCCAAGTCGCTCCTTGTCGGATGTTCTGGACAAGTGTCGTGCGGAATGTCGCCAGGCAGCTTCCACCGGCCCGGCGTGACGACGGATAGACAACACCACCGAAATCGGCGCCTCGCAGTTCCCGCGCCAGTTTTTGCCCCGCTGCATGGCCACTTTCCTCAACGGGATCGAGGTAGTCCGCTCCGTCCTGGTCGCGCAGATCCACGAAAGGTCCCAGAAACCCTGCGATCAGTTCACGGTACCGCGTGACGTTCTCATAGCGGCCGACGTTGTGCAGTTCGCGGGTCAGATGGTGACCGACTTCCGCCACAGCGGTCTCGTTCGGCGCATCACCGAACGCCGCGTACCATGCACCGCGATTGCCGTCGTTGAAGCGGCTGCCTTGAGGACGCGTGTAACAGAATGCCGCGTTCACATAGGTCCAACCATAACCGTAGGCAGATGTCAGCAGTTCGTCCTGCCGCACCTCGGAAGGCAGCGGCATATTCTCGTTTTGCCGGAGTGAAGTCTTTCGCTCGATCTCCTCCAGAAAGGCGAGTGCGGCGTCCGTGTCCGCCAGCGGAGCCATCGCGGGCTCTTCGATATAGGCTGTGCTTATCAGCCGGATTGTCGCCGGTTCGACGATCTCAACAAGCGGTAATCCTCGTGGGACCGTGTTTTCGACAAGCTGCACGGCCGCCTCACAAGCCGCCGCGCAGCGCGTCGATATGCTGGCGGACCGCCGCCATCGCGGGAATACCGCCGGCGATCATCATATCGACCGGCCGCCTGCCATTGTAGGGCGCGCCTTTGTTGGCCAGCGTCGGCCACTCGGTGGTAAGCGGCCCGTTGAACAAGAGCCGCAACCCCTTGAAGATGCCGATGATGAGGCTTGCGCGCGTGACCTTGTCGCGATCAAGGCGACCCTTGAACGCATCCTGCTTCATCCGGTCCCAAGTAGCTTGGGGAACATCGAACAGCGCCGCACCTTCCTGACCGGATAGATCCCAGTGCTGGGCGGCACGAACCACAGCTTTCACGATCACGGAGACCTGCTCGCGATCGGCGATCGGGGCGACCTGTGGGCGCTCTAAGTCCTGGACGCTTGTCATGCTTCACCTCTTATGATAGAGATATCTATATCATATGAGGTCCGATTGCAAGTGCAGTCGGACGTGCAAACGAGGCAGACCACCGTGTCGAAGAACATTTTGATATTTTCCGATGGCACCGGTCAATACGGTGGGCTGAAACCCGACCAGCGCCTGTCGAACATCTACAAGCTCTACGCCGCGGCGCGCCCTTCCATCGACAATTGCATCGACCCTGCCGAC
This genomic window contains:
- a CDS encoding DUF2726 domain-containing protein — protein: MDGQSLLILVIAGVVIATFAILNGLPKRQLSRLKVRPKPLMTPAERRVCLMIERAMPGARVHSQVSMGAIMNPAKGLSKSEWWTTFNKFSSKRVDFVVEDPHSGRIILLVELDDRSHDRRSDTDRDALTRHAGYTTVRLPAGERPTQTSVERHIEAALGPALPHPAQSPWQATQT
- a CDS encoding RES family NAD+ phosphorylase, yielding MQLVENTVPRGLPLVEIVEPATIRLISTAYIEEPAMAPLADTDAALAFLEEIERKTSLRQNENMPLPSEVRQDELLTSAYGYGWTYVNAAFCYTRPQGSRFNDGNRGAWYAAFGDAPNETAVAEVGHHLTRELHNVGRYENVTRYRELIAGFLGPFVDLRDQDGADYLDPVEESGHAAGQKLARELRGADFGGVVYPSSRRAGGSCLATFRTTLVQNIRQGATWELTWAGSPEFAVAEV
- a CDS encoding antitoxin Xre-like helix-turn-helix domain-containing protein; translated protein: MTSVQDLERPQVAPIADREQVSVIVKAVVRAAQHWDLSGQEGAALFDVPQATWDRMKQDAFKGRLDRDKVTRASLIIGIFKGLRLLFNGPLTTEWPTLANKGAPYNGRRPVDMMIAGGIPAMAAVRQHIDALRGGL